The genome window CATGGCGCCATGTCAGTCACCAAATCCGTGGTCGGCACCCTGGGTGCAATGCTGGTCGCAGAAGGACGTATCGACGCCGGCAAACGCGTCGCTGATTATGTACCAGAACTCGCGCAATCCGCCTTTGGCAATGCCACCATACGACAAGTGCTGGATATGACTACCGGCCTGAAGTACAGCGAAGACTATGCTGATCCGAATGCCGAAGTCTGGGCCCACGCACAAGCCGGCAATCCACTCCCCAAACCCAGGGACTACACCGGTCCGCGCAGCTATTATGAATTCCTGCAAACCGTGCAGCCACAAGGTCGGCATGGCGAGGCCTTCGGCTATAAAACCGTGAACACCGATGTGCTTGGCTGGGTGATTGCACGTGTCACCGGACGCAATGTGGCTGAGCTGCTGTCTGAACGCATCTGGCGTCGCCTCGGGGCCGAACAGGATGCTTATTTCACCGTCGATTCGATCGGGACGCCCTTTGCCGGCGGCGGTTTGAATACCGGCTTGCGCGACCTCGCACGCTTTGGGGAAATGCTGCGCAACAACGGCCGCTACAACGGCCAGCAAATCGTGCCGAAAGCAGTGGTAGACGATATCCGCCGCGGCGGCGATAAGGAAGCCTTTGCCAAGGCGAACTACAGCCTGTTGCCGGGCTGGAGCTATCGCAATATGTGGTGGGTCACGCACAATGAAGACGGTGCTTACACGGCACGCGGCGTGCATGGTCAAACCATCTATATCGATCCAAAGGCGGAAATGGTGATCGTGCGATTTGCATCAAATCCGGTAGCCGGCAATGCCGCCAACGATCCGACTTCGCTGCCGGCCTACCATGCGCTGGCACAACACCTGCTCGCCCGCGCACGCTGATAAATAGTTCTCGATGGCGCATGGTGTAACATGCGTCACCGCATCGTGGTGCAAGCGATAACAGGCAGACAAGAAGTCCTTTGTCTTTTGCCCGCACACTATTCCCTGTGCCACGACATTTCTCCTTTTAGAACAGCACGATGACCAGTCCCAGCGCAAAAGCAGCAACCGCCAAACCGATTAGCGAAGCAGCCATAAGCGCCGCTGAAGGGCATTTGCGTAACGTACTGGCGTTGGCGATTGAACATACCGC of Janthinobacterium sp. Marseille contains these proteins:
- a CDS encoding serine hydrolase, with protein sequence MVGSPPPADRILRFEDGSYFQFPAMRWSVSNFRQLMPTMNVSRGLSAPAALPYALRSDLDDVRFMPINGKQTMTWKESLPANYTDGIVVLHKGSIVYERYFGVLKADGQHGAMSVTKSVVGTLGAMLVAEGRIDAGKRVADYVPELAQSAFGNATIRQVLDMTTGLKYSEDYADPNAEVWAHAQAGNPLPKPRDYTGPRSYYEFLQTVQPQGRHGEAFGYKTVNTDVLGWVIARVTGRNVAELLSERIWRRLGAEQDAYFTVDSIGTPFAGGGLNTGLRDLARFGEMLRNNGRYNGQQIVPKAVVDDIRRGGDKEAFAKANYSLLPGWSYRNMWWVTHNEDGAYTARGVHGQTIYIDPKAEMVIVRFASNPVAGNAANDPTSLPAYHALAQHLLARAR